A genomic region of Cuculus canorus isolate bCucCan1 chromosome 24, bCucCan1.pri, whole genome shotgun sequence contains the following coding sequences:
- the KIF21B gene encoding kinesin-like protein KIF21B isoform X3: MAAPDSCVKVAVRIRPQLPKEKIEGCHICTSVTPGEPQVLLGKDKAFTYDFVFDLDTWQEQIYMTCVGKLIEGCFEGYNATVLAYGQTGAGKTYTMGTGFDVNISEDEQGIIPRAISHLFSGIEERKRAAQSQGIAAPEFKVSAQFLELYNEEILDLFDSARDPDARHRKSNIKIHEDANGSIYTTGVTSRLISSQDELIQCLKQGALSRTTASTQMNVQSSRSHAIFTIHLCQMRVCTRPELVNGEVTSLVDGAQPTTEYETLTAKFHFVDLAGSERLKRTGATGERAKEGISINCGLLALGNVISALGDQSKKVVHVPYRDSKLTRLLQDSLGGNSQTIMIACVSPSDRDFMETLNTLKYANRARNIKNKVVVNQDKTSQQISALRAEIARLQMELMEYKAGKRVIGEDGSESYSDLFRENAMLQKENNTLRMRVKAMQEAIDAINNRVTHLMSQEANLMLAKAGDGNEAIGALIQNYIREIEELRTKLLESESMNESLRRSLSRVSARPPFSMVSSPASSLAGLCSPVVPLDMEASDVLQRAKQDLERLKKKERRQQRKSPEKEAFKKRQKLQQDNGVEMDENEVEEEEEDQDESDCEEEDGREDEDEDSGSEESLVDSDSDAEEKAVNFQADLADLTCEIEIKQKLIDELENSQRRLQTLKHQYEEKLILLQNKIRDTQLERDRVLQNLSTMECYTEEKANKIKADYEKRLKEMNRDLQKLQAAQKEHARLLKNQSRYERELRKLQAEVAEMKKAKVALMKQMREEQQRRRLAETKRNREIAQLKKEQRRQEFQIRALESQKRQQEIVLRRKTQEVSALRRLAKPMSDRVAGRTSQKPAMQDSGAEVSASTTSSEPESGARSVSSIVRQWNRKINNFLGDPSSSVNGARPARKKFPKKGASQTFSKAARLKWQSLERRIFDIVMQRMTIINLEADMERLIKKREELALLQEALLGKRAKLQAESPKEQKGLQELNEEIEVLGANIDYINDSISDCQATIMQIEETKEELDSTDTSVVISSCSLAEARLLLDNFLKASIDKGLQVAQKEAQIRLLEGRLRQTDVTGSSQNHTILDALREKAESHPELQALIQNVQQENGYTSTDEEISEFSLASDGSISQSFTMKGSASQDDFKFKGEPKLSGQMKAVSAECLGPTLDVSTKNITKSLASLMEIKEDGISFSIRDPYYKEKVSRTISLPTRGSTFPRQSRGSDTSPLTRRKSYDRGQPARPPDVGFTPPSSPPTRPRNDRNVFSRLTSNQSQGSALDKGVINPVGGTKNARTAPLQCVSVAEGHTKPVLCLDATDELLFTGSKDRSCKMWNLVTGQEIASLKGHPNNVVSIKYCSHTGLVFTVSTSYIKVWDIRDSARCIRTLTSSGQVISGDACAGTTTRTVTSVQGEHQISQIALNPTGTMLYAATGNSVRIWELSRLQPIGKLSGHIGPVMCLTVNQTASNHDLVVTGSKDHYVKVFEIAEGTVGNIGPTHNFEPPHYDGIECLAIQGDILFSGSRDNGIKKWDLEQQELIQQIPNAHKDWVCALAFIPGRPMVLSGCRGGMIKVWNVDNFTPVGEIKGHDSPINAICTNSKHIFTASSDLTVKLWNGRRLPTGSN, encoded by the exons gaTCCGTCCCCAGCTGCCCAAAGAGAAAATAGAGGGATGTCACATCTGCACCTCGGTGACACCTGGTGAGCCCCAagtgctgctggggaaggacaAGGCCTTCACCTATGACTTTGTGTTTGACCTGGACACATGGCAGGAGCAGATCTACATGACATGTGTGGGCAAGCTCATCGAAGGCTGCTTTGAGGGCTACAATGCCACCGTGCTGGCGTATGGCCAG ACTGGTGCGGGGAAGACGTACACCATGGGCACTGGCTTCGACGTGAACATCTCTGAGGATGAGCAGGGCATCATCCCACGGGCCATCAGCCACCTCTTCAGCGGCATCGAGGAGCGCAAGCGGGCGGCACAGAGTCAGGGCATTGCAGCACCCGAGTTCAAAGTCAGCGCCCAGTTTCTGGAG CTCTACAATGAGGAGATACTGGACCTGTTTGACAGTGCCCGCGACCCTGACGCACGCCACCGCAAATCCAATATCAAAATCCATGAAGATGCCAATGGGAGCATTTATACTACGGGAGTCACCTCACGCCTCATCAGCTCGCAGGACGAG CTGATCCAGTGCCTAAAGCAGGGGGCTCTTTCCCGCACCACCGCCAGCACCCAGATGAACGTGCAGAGCTCCCGGTCCCATGCCATCTTCACCATACACCTATGCCAGATGAGAGTGTGCACCCGCCCGGAGCTG GTGAACGGGGAGGTGACCAGCCTTGTCGATGGAGCCCAACCCACCACTGAGTATGAGACCCTCACGGCCAAGTTCCACTTCGTAGATCTGGCTGGCTCAGAGAGGCTGAAGCGAACGGGTGCTACTGGCGAGAGAGCGAAGGAAGGCATCTCCATCAACTGTGGGCTG CTGGCCTTGGGGAATGTCATTAGCGCCCTCGGAGACCAGAGCAAGAAAGTTGTGCACGTGCCCTACCGTGACTCCAAGCTCACTCGCCTGCTTCAGGATTCCCTCGGCGGCAACAG CCAAACCATCATGATCGCCTGCGTGAGCCCATCTGACCGGGACTTCATGGAGACCCTCAACACGCTCAAGTACGCCAACCGGGCTCGCAACATCAAGAACAAGGTGGTCGTGAACCAGGACAAGACAAGTCAGCAGATCAGCGCCCTGCGGGCTGAGATTGCCCGCCTGCAGATGGAGCTGATGGAGTACAAAGCA gGCAAACGGGTCATCGGGGAGGATGGCTCAGAGAGCTACAGTGACCTTTTCCGCGAGAATGCcatgctgcagaaggagaaCAACACCCTGCGCATGCGGGTGAAGGCCATGCAGGAGGCCATTGATGCTATTAACAACAGGGTCACCCACCTCATGAGCCAGGAGGCCAATCTCATGCTGGCCAAGGCAG gtgATGGTAATGAAGCCATTGGTGCCCTCATCCAGAACTACATCCGGGAGATTGAAGAGCTGAG GACAAAGCTCCTGGAGAGCGAGTCTATGAACGAATCTCTGCGCCGCAGCCTCTCCCGTGTCTCTGCCCGGCCCCCCTTCTCCATGGTCTCATCCCCAgcatccagcctggctggcCTGTGCAGCCCTGTCGTTCCACTGGATATGGAGGCCTCCGATGTCCTCCAACGGGCCAAGCAGGACCTGGAGcgcctgaaaaagaaagagaggaggcagcagaggaaaag cccGGAGAAGGAAGCATTTAAGAAGcggcagaagctgcagcaggacaaTGGGGTGGAGATGGATGAGAATGAGGTGGAAGAG gaggaggaggatcaGGATGAGAGTGACtgtgaggaagaggatggacgcgaggatgaagatgaggacTCAGGCAGTGAAGAGAGCCTAGTGGACTCGGACTCGGATGCTGAGGAGAAGG CCGTGAATTTCCAGGCTGACCTGGCGGATCTGACTTGCGAGATAGAGATCAAACAGAAGCTGATTGATGAGCTGGAAAACAGCCAGCGGCGCCTACAGACTCTCAAACACCAGTATGAGGAGAAGCTGATCCTGCTGCAGAACAAGATTCGAGACACACAGCTGGAGCGGGACCGGGTCCTGCAGAACCTCA GCACCATGGAGTGCTACACggaggagaaagcaaacaagatCAAAGCAGACTATGAGAAGCGGCTGAAGGAGATGAATCGTGACCTGCAGAAGCTCCAGGCAGCCCAGAAGGAGCATGCTCGCCTGCTGAAGAACCAGTCCCGCTACGAGCGGGAGCTGAggaagctgcaggcagaggtggccgagatgaagaaagcaaag GTTGCACTGATGAAACAGATGCGGGAGGAGCAGCAGCGGAGGCGATTGGCAGAGACCAAGAGGAATCGGGAGATCGCGCAGCTCAAGAAGGAGCAGCGCCGGCAGGAG TTTCAGATCCGGGCTCTGGAGTCTCAGAAGCGGCAGCAGGAAATAGTGCTGCGGAGGAAAACCCAGGAG GTCTCTGCACTGCGCCGTCTCGCCAAGCCCATGTCAGACCGGGTCGCGGGCAGGACGAGCCAGAAGCCAGCGATGCAAGACTCAGGTGCAGAGGTCTCAGCCAGCACCACCTCCTCTGAGCCTGAGTCTGGTGCTCGCTCTGTCTCCAGCATCGTGCGCCAGTGGAACAGGAAAATCAACAATTTCCTGGGAGACCCCTCATCCTCTGTGAATGGGGCTCGGCCTGCCAG GAAGAAGTTCCCCAAGAAGGGAGCAAGCCAGACCTTCAGCAAAGCCGCCCGCCTCAAGTGGCAGTCACTGGAGCGGCGCATCTTTGACATCGTCATGCAGAGGATGACTATCATCAACTTGGAGGCTGACATGGAGCGACTCATCAAG aaacgTGAggagctggcactgctgcaggaAGCATTGCTGGGCAAGAGGGCAAAACTGCAGGCAGAGAGCCCCAAGGAgcagaaggggctgcaggagctgaacGAGGAGATTGAGGTGCTGGGGGCCAACATCGACTACATCAATGATAGCATTTCTGACTGCCAGGCCACCATCATGCAGATCGAGGAGACCAAG GAGGAGCTCGACTCCACAGACACCTCAGTGGTGatcagctcctgctccctggCTGAAGCCCGGCTCCTGTTGGACAACTTCCTGAAGGCTTCCATTGACAAG gggctgcaggtggcACAGAAGGAGGCCCAGATCCGTCTGCTGGAGGGGCGCCTGCGGCAGACGGATGTGACAGGCTCCTCGCAGAACCACACCATCCTGGATGCCCTGCGGGAGAAGGCGGAGTCACATCCCGAGCTGCAGGCCCTGATCCAGAATGTCCAGCAAG AGAATGGCTACACCAGCACGGATGAGGAGATCTCGGAATTCAGCCTGGCCAGCGATGGAAG CATCTCCCAGTCTTTCACCATGAAGGGCTCAGCCAGCCAGGATGACTTCAAGTTCAAG GGAGAGCCCAAGCTCTCGGGGCAGATGAAGGCAGTGTCAGCGGAGTGTCTAGGACCCACACTGGACGTCTCCACCAAGAACATCACCAAGTCCTTGGCATCCCTCATGGAGATCAAAGAGGATGGGATCAGCTTCTCCATCCGAGACCCCTATTACAAGGAGAAAGTGTCACGCACCATCAGCTTGCCCACGCGAGGAAGCACCTT TCCCAGGCAATCCCGTGGCTCGGACACTTCACCTCTGACAAGGAGGAAATCCTATGACCGTGGGCAACCTGCCAG GCCTCCAGATGTTGGCTTCACGCCTCCCTCATCCCCACCCACCCGTCCACGCAACGACCGCAATGTCTTCTCTCGTCTCACAAGCAACCAGAGCCAGGGGTCTGCCTTGGATAA GGGCGTCATTAACCCGGTGGGTGGCACCAAGAATGCCCGGACTGCTCCGCTGCAATGCGTCTCTGTGGCAGAAGGACACACGAAGCCTGTGCTTTGCCTCGATGCTACCGATGAGCTGCTTTTCACTGGTTCCAAAG ACCGGAGCTGCAAAATGTGGAACCTGGTGACGGGCCAAGAAATTGCTTCCCTGAAGGGTCACCCAAACAACGTGGTTTCCATCAAGTACTGCAGCCACACTGGTCTGGTGTTCACGGTGTCCACGTCGTACATCAAAGTGTGGGACATCAGGGACTCGGCTCGGTGCATCCGCACCCTCAC ATCTTCTGGACAGGTGATCTCTGGGGATGCCTGTGCTGGGACCACCACCCGCACTGTCACCAGTGTGCAGGGGGAGCACCAGATCAGCCAGATTGCACTCAACCCCACTGGCACCATGCTCTATGCTGCCACGGGTAACTCTGTCCGCATCTGGGAGCTGAGCAG GTTGCAGCCCATCGGGAAGCTGAGTGGCCACATCGGGCCTGTGATGTGTCTCACAGTAAACCAGACGGCGAGCAACCATGACCTGGTGGTCACAGGCTCCAAAGATCACTATGTCAAG GTGTTTGAGATTGCAGAGGGCACGGTGGGCAATATTGGCCCCACTCACAACTTTGAGCCTCCTCACTATGATGGCATCGAGTGCCTGGCCATCCAGGGAGACATCCTCTTCAGTGGCTCCAGGGACAACGGCATCAAGAAGTGGGATCTGGAGCAGCAGGAACTTATCCAG CAAATCCCCAATGCCCACAAAGACTGGGTCTGTGCCCTGGCCTTCATCCCTGGCCGTCCCATGGTGCTGAGTGGCTGCAGAGGGGGCATGATCAAAGTCTGGAATGTGGACAACTTCACGCCGGTTGGGGAGATCAAAGGACACGACAGCCCCATCAATGCCATCTGCACCAACTCCAAGCACATCTTTACTGCCTCCAG
- the KIF21B gene encoding kinesin-like protein KIF21B isoform X1, translating into MAAPDSCVKVAVRIRPQLPKEKIEGCHICTSVTPGEPQVLLGKDKAFTYDFVFDLDTWQEQIYMTCVGKLIEGCFEGYNATVLAYGQTGAGKTYTMGTGFDVNISEDEQGIIPRAISHLFSGIEERKRAAQSQGIAAPEFKVSAQFLELYNEEILDLFDSARDPDARHRKSNIKIHEDANGSIYTTGVTSRLISSQDELIQCLKQGALSRTTASTQMNVQSSRSHAIFTIHLCQMRVCTRPELVNGEVTSLVDGAQPTTEYETLTAKFHFVDLAGSERLKRTGATGERAKEGISINCGLLALGNVISALGDQSKKVVHVPYRDSKLTRLLQDSLGGNSQTIMIACVSPSDRDFMETLNTLKYANRARNIKNKVVVNQDKTSQQISALRAEIARLQMELMEYKAGKRVIGEDGSESYSDLFRENAMLQKENNTLRMRVKAMQEAIDAINNRVTHLMSQEANLMLAKAGDGNEAIGALIQNYIREIEELRTKLLESESMNESLRRSLSRVSARPPFSMVSSPASSLAGLCSPVVPLDMEASDVLQRAKQDLERLKKKERRQQRKSPEKEAFKKRQKLQQDNGVEMDENEVEEEEEDQDESDCEEEDGREDEDEDSGSEESLVDSDSDAEEKAVNFQADLADLTCEIEIKQKLIDELENSQRRLQTLKHQYEEKLILLQNKIRDTQLERDRVLQNLSTMECYTEEKANKIKADYEKRLKEMNRDLQKLQAAQKEHARLLKNQSRYERELRKLQAEVAEMKKAKVALMKQMREEQQRRRLAETKRNREIAQLKKEQRRQEFQIRALESQKRQQEIVLRRKTQEVSALRRLAKPMSDRVAGRTSQKPAMQDSGAEVSASTTSSEPESGARSVSSIVRQWNRKINNFLGDPSSSVNGARPASRKKFPKKGASQTFSKAARLKWQSLERRIFDIVMQRMTIINLEADMERLIKKREELALLQEALLGKRAKLQAESPKEQKGLQELNEEIEVLGANIDYINDSISDCQATIMQIEETKEELDSTDTSVVISSCSLAEARLLLDNFLKASIDKGLQVAQKEAQIRLLEGRLRQTDVTGSSQNHTILDALREKAESHPELQALIQNVQQENGYTSTDEEISEFSLASDGSISQSFTMKGSASQDDFKFKGEPKLSGQMKAVSAECLGPTLDVSTKNITKSLASLMEIKEDGISFSIRDPYYKEKVSRTISLPTRGSTFPRQSRGSDTSPLTRRKSYDRGQPARPPDVGFTPPSSPPTRPRNDRNVFSRLTSNQSQGSALDKSDDSDSSVSEVLRGVINPVGGTKNARTAPLQCVSVAEGHTKPVLCLDATDELLFTGSKDRSCKMWNLVTGQEIASLKGHPNNVVSIKYCSHTGLVFTVSTSYIKVWDIRDSARCIRTLTSSGQVISGDACAGTTTRTVTSVQGEHQISQIALNPTGTMLYAATGNSVRIWELSRLQPIGKLSGHIGPVMCLTVNQTASNHDLVVTGSKDHYVKVFEIAEGTVGNIGPTHNFEPPHYDGIECLAIQGDILFSGSRDNGIKKWDLEQQELIQQIPNAHKDWVCALAFIPGRPMVLSGCRGGMIKVWNVDNFTPVGEIKGHDSPINAICTNSKHIFTASSDLTVKLWNGRRLPTGSN; encoded by the exons gaTCCGTCCCCAGCTGCCCAAAGAGAAAATAGAGGGATGTCACATCTGCACCTCGGTGACACCTGGTGAGCCCCAagtgctgctggggaaggacaAGGCCTTCACCTATGACTTTGTGTTTGACCTGGACACATGGCAGGAGCAGATCTACATGACATGTGTGGGCAAGCTCATCGAAGGCTGCTTTGAGGGCTACAATGCCACCGTGCTGGCGTATGGCCAG ACTGGTGCGGGGAAGACGTACACCATGGGCACTGGCTTCGACGTGAACATCTCTGAGGATGAGCAGGGCATCATCCCACGGGCCATCAGCCACCTCTTCAGCGGCATCGAGGAGCGCAAGCGGGCGGCACAGAGTCAGGGCATTGCAGCACCCGAGTTCAAAGTCAGCGCCCAGTTTCTGGAG CTCTACAATGAGGAGATACTGGACCTGTTTGACAGTGCCCGCGACCCTGACGCACGCCACCGCAAATCCAATATCAAAATCCATGAAGATGCCAATGGGAGCATTTATACTACGGGAGTCACCTCACGCCTCATCAGCTCGCAGGACGAG CTGATCCAGTGCCTAAAGCAGGGGGCTCTTTCCCGCACCACCGCCAGCACCCAGATGAACGTGCAGAGCTCCCGGTCCCATGCCATCTTCACCATACACCTATGCCAGATGAGAGTGTGCACCCGCCCGGAGCTG GTGAACGGGGAGGTGACCAGCCTTGTCGATGGAGCCCAACCCACCACTGAGTATGAGACCCTCACGGCCAAGTTCCACTTCGTAGATCTGGCTGGCTCAGAGAGGCTGAAGCGAACGGGTGCTACTGGCGAGAGAGCGAAGGAAGGCATCTCCATCAACTGTGGGCTG CTGGCCTTGGGGAATGTCATTAGCGCCCTCGGAGACCAGAGCAAGAAAGTTGTGCACGTGCCCTACCGTGACTCCAAGCTCACTCGCCTGCTTCAGGATTCCCTCGGCGGCAACAG CCAAACCATCATGATCGCCTGCGTGAGCCCATCTGACCGGGACTTCATGGAGACCCTCAACACGCTCAAGTACGCCAACCGGGCTCGCAACATCAAGAACAAGGTGGTCGTGAACCAGGACAAGACAAGTCAGCAGATCAGCGCCCTGCGGGCTGAGATTGCCCGCCTGCAGATGGAGCTGATGGAGTACAAAGCA gGCAAACGGGTCATCGGGGAGGATGGCTCAGAGAGCTACAGTGACCTTTTCCGCGAGAATGCcatgctgcagaaggagaaCAACACCCTGCGCATGCGGGTGAAGGCCATGCAGGAGGCCATTGATGCTATTAACAACAGGGTCACCCACCTCATGAGCCAGGAGGCCAATCTCATGCTGGCCAAGGCAG gtgATGGTAATGAAGCCATTGGTGCCCTCATCCAGAACTACATCCGGGAGATTGAAGAGCTGAG GACAAAGCTCCTGGAGAGCGAGTCTATGAACGAATCTCTGCGCCGCAGCCTCTCCCGTGTCTCTGCCCGGCCCCCCTTCTCCATGGTCTCATCCCCAgcatccagcctggctggcCTGTGCAGCCCTGTCGTTCCACTGGATATGGAGGCCTCCGATGTCCTCCAACGGGCCAAGCAGGACCTGGAGcgcctgaaaaagaaagagaggaggcagcagaggaaaag cccGGAGAAGGAAGCATTTAAGAAGcggcagaagctgcagcaggacaaTGGGGTGGAGATGGATGAGAATGAGGTGGAAGAG gaggaggaggatcaGGATGAGAGTGACtgtgaggaagaggatggacgcgaggatgaagatgaggacTCAGGCAGTGAAGAGAGCCTAGTGGACTCGGACTCGGATGCTGAGGAGAAGG CCGTGAATTTCCAGGCTGACCTGGCGGATCTGACTTGCGAGATAGAGATCAAACAGAAGCTGATTGATGAGCTGGAAAACAGCCAGCGGCGCCTACAGACTCTCAAACACCAGTATGAGGAGAAGCTGATCCTGCTGCAGAACAAGATTCGAGACACACAGCTGGAGCGGGACCGGGTCCTGCAGAACCTCA GCACCATGGAGTGCTACACggaggagaaagcaaacaagatCAAAGCAGACTATGAGAAGCGGCTGAAGGAGATGAATCGTGACCTGCAGAAGCTCCAGGCAGCCCAGAAGGAGCATGCTCGCCTGCTGAAGAACCAGTCCCGCTACGAGCGGGAGCTGAggaagctgcaggcagaggtggccgagatgaagaaagcaaag GTTGCACTGATGAAACAGATGCGGGAGGAGCAGCAGCGGAGGCGATTGGCAGAGACCAAGAGGAATCGGGAGATCGCGCAGCTCAAGAAGGAGCAGCGCCGGCAGGAG TTTCAGATCCGGGCTCTGGAGTCTCAGAAGCGGCAGCAGGAAATAGTGCTGCGGAGGAAAACCCAGGAG GTCTCTGCACTGCGCCGTCTCGCCAAGCCCATGTCAGACCGGGTCGCGGGCAGGACGAGCCAGAAGCCAGCGATGCAAGACTCAGGTGCAGAGGTCTCAGCCAGCACCACCTCCTCTGAGCCTGAGTCTGGTGCTCGCTCTGTCTCCAGCATCGTGCGCCAGTGGAACAGGAAAATCAACAATTTCCTGGGAGACCCCTCATCCTCTGTGAATGGGGCTCGGCCTGCCAG TAGGAAGAAGTTCCCCAAGAAGGGAGCAAGCCAGACCTTCAGCAAAGCCGCCCGCCTCAAGTGGCAGTCACTGGAGCGGCGCATCTTTGACATCGTCATGCAGAGGATGACTATCATCAACTTGGAGGCTGACATGGAGCGACTCATCAAG aaacgTGAggagctggcactgctgcaggaAGCATTGCTGGGCAAGAGGGCAAAACTGCAGGCAGAGAGCCCCAAGGAgcagaaggggctgcaggagctgaacGAGGAGATTGAGGTGCTGGGGGCCAACATCGACTACATCAATGATAGCATTTCTGACTGCCAGGCCACCATCATGCAGATCGAGGAGACCAAG GAGGAGCTCGACTCCACAGACACCTCAGTGGTGatcagctcctgctccctggCTGAAGCCCGGCTCCTGTTGGACAACTTCCTGAAGGCTTCCATTGACAAG gggctgcaggtggcACAGAAGGAGGCCCAGATCCGTCTGCTGGAGGGGCGCCTGCGGCAGACGGATGTGACAGGCTCCTCGCAGAACCACACCATCCTGGATGCCCTGCGGGAGAAGGCGGAGTCACATCCCGAGCTGCAGGCCCTGATCCAGAATGTCCAGCAAG AGAATGGCTACACCAGCACGGATGAGGAGATCTCGGAATTCAGCCTGGCCAGCGATGGAAG CATCTCCCAGTCTTTCACCATGAAGGGCTCAGCCAGCCAGGATGACTTCAAGTTCAAG GGAGAGCCCAAGCTCTCGGGGCAGATGAAGGCAGTGTCAGCGGAGTGTCTAGGACCCACACTGGACGTCTCCACCAAGAACATCACCAAGTCCTTGGCATCCCTCATGGAGATCAAAGAGGATGGGATCAGCTTCTCCATCCGAGACCCCTATTACAAGGAGAAAGTGTCACGCACCATCAGCTTGCCCACGCGAGGAAGCACCTT TCCCAGGCAATCCCGTGGCTCGGACACTTCACCTCTGACAAGGAGGAAATCCTATGACCGTGGGCAACCTGCCAG GCCTCCAGATGTTGGCTTCACGCCTCCCTCATCCCCACCCACCCGTCCACGCAACGACCGCAATGTCTTCTCTCGTCTCACAAGCAACCAGAGCCAGGGGTCTGCCTTGGATAA GTCTGATGACAGCGATTCCTCTGTCTCGGAGGTGCTGAG GGGCGTCATTAACCCGGTGGGTGGCACCAAGAATGCCCGGACTGCTCCGCTGCAATGCGTCTCTGTGGCAGAAGGACACACGAAGCCTGTGCTTTGCCTCGATGCTACCGATGAGCTGCTTTTCACTGGTTCCAAAG ACCGGAGCTGCAAAATGTGGAACCTGGTGACGGGCCAAGAAATTGCTTCCCTGAAGGGTCACCCAAACAACGTGGTTTCCATCAAGTACTGCAGCCACACTGGTCTGGTGTTCACGGTGTCCACGTCGTACATCAAAGTGTGGGACATCAGGGACTCGGCTCGGTGCATCCGCACCCTCAC ATCTTCTGGACAGGTGATCTCTGGGGATGCCTGTGCTGGGACCACCACCCGCACTGTCACCAGTGTGCAGGGGGAGCACCAGATCAGCCAGATTGCACTCAACCCCACTGGCACCATGCTCTATGCTGCCACGGGTAACTCTGTCCGCATCTGGGAGCTGAGCAG GTTGCAGCCCATCGGGAAGCTGAGTGGCCACATCGGGCCTGTGATGTGTCTCACAGTAAACCAGACGGCGAGCAACCATGACCTGGTGGTCACAGGCTCCAAAGATCACTATGTCAAG GTGTTTGAGATTGCAGAGGGCACGGTGGGCAATATTGGCCCCACTCACAACTTTGAGCCTCCTCACTATGATGGCATCGAGTGCCTGGCCATCCAGGGAGACATCCTCTTCAGTGGCTCCAGGGACAACGGCATCAAGAAGTGGGATCTGGAGCAGCAGGAACTTATCCAG CAAATCCCCAATGCCCACAAAGACTGGGTCTGTGCCCTGGCCTTCATCCCTGGCCGTCCCATGGTGCTGAGTGGCTGCAGAGGGGGCATGATCAAAGTCTGGAATGTGGACAACTTCACGCCGGTTGGGGAGATCAAAGGACACGACAGCCCCATCAATGCCATCTGCACCAACTCCAAGCACATCTTTACTGCCTCCAG